One window of the Ictidomys tridecemlineatus isolate mIctTri1 chromosome 11, mIctTri1.hap1, whole genome shotgun sequence genome contains the following:
- the LOC144368359 gene encoding uncharacterized protein LOC144368359 isoform X1 translates to MELQVEEDMNEVLMDSLKEVLWAHSSCHDLSHFSGLPSKSPASLSEEHVVYSTLDGASEYTASMKKSSETGSGSIIYQKRTAYSPGLQNKASFYGTRIGPLKLQEDEDASFFLSRHIKDLLIQHDPESHGEELAEEHKLAEHFVRCPEALLTERCSKVPSS, encoded by the exons ATGGAGCTGCAAGTGGAGGAGGATATGAATGAAGTGCTGATGGACTCATTGAAAGAGGTGCTTTGGGCTCATTCCAGCTGTCATGACTTGTCTCACTTTTCTGGCCTCCCAAGCAAGAGTCCAGCCTCCCTCTCTGAGGAACATGTGGTTTACTCTACTCTGGATGGGGCCAGTGAATACACTGCTTCCATGAAAAAG AGTTCAGAGACAGGATCTGGGTCAATAATTTATCAGAAGAGGACTGCCTACTCACCTGGTCTCCAAAACAAGGCCAGTTTTTATG GCACCAGAATTGGCCCCCTGAAGCTGCAGGAAGATGAAGatgcttctttcttcctcagtaGGCATATCAAGGACCTCCTCATCCAGCATGACCCTGAGAGCCATGGAGAGGAACTGGCTGAAGAGCACAAGTTGGCAGAGCATTTTGTAAGGTGCCCAGAGGCCCTGCTCACAGAAAGATGTTCCAAGGTGCCCAGCTCATGA
- the LOC144368359 gene encoding uncharacterized protein LOC144368359 isoform X2 translates to MELQVEEDMNEVLMDSLKESSETGSGSIIYQKRTAYSPGLQNKASFYGTRIGPLKLQEDEDASFFLSRHIKDLLIQHDPESHGEELAEEHKLAEHFVRCPEALLTERCSKVPSS, encoded by the exons ATGGAGCTGCAAGTGGAGGAGGATATGAATGAAGTGCTGATGGACTCATTGAAAGAG AGTTCAGAGACAGGATCTGGGTCAATAATTTATCAGAAGAGGACTGCCTACTCACCTGGTCTCCAAAACAAGGCCAGTTTTTATG GCACCAGAATTGGCCCCCTGAAGCTGCAGGAAGATGAAGatgcttctttcttcctcagtaGGCATATCAAGGACCTCCTCATCCAGCATGACCCTGAGAGCCATGGAGAGGAACTGGCTGAAGAGCACAAGTTGGCAGAGCATTTTGTAAGGTGCCCAGAGGCCCTGCTCACAGAAAGATGTTCCAAGGTGCCCAGCTCATGA